The Ignavibacteriales bacterium genomic sequence AAAATGTAAAGACTGTCTCTGCCGACTTTTTCTCCTCTTCTTGTGAGATAATAGCTTGTTTTAATATCTTCCATAACTGCAACTATATCTGAAAATTTTGGGGCAAGCATAAAACCAAGAAACTTTGCTTCTACTTTAATATTACCTTCATCATCCTTAAACCCACGAAAGTTCGTTGCTTCATCTTCAAAGGCAGACCAGGTGTCTTTGTTTTGTGAAAGTAAGTTTGTGGAATTTAAACTCAATATTAGAAGTTATATGAATATAATTGTTTTCATTTTGTTTATAATAATTTAACTAATAACAATTGCTACTTCAATAAACTATGTAAATGATTTTGCTTAAATAACTATTATTTCGGTCCTGCTTAAGGTATTTGGTAGATGTTTATATCCATACACATTCATCAATCATTAGTATTTGTAAATCGAAAGTTTTTGACTTTAATAAATATTTAATATACATATCATTATATAATTTTCCTCTACTCCGTGCGAGTTAGAGTTTAGTTGTAGATACTTACCGAGATAACACCAAGAATACTCATACGAAGCAGAACTGCTGATAAATAATATTTTATTAATTATTTCATACGGAGACTGTTATGTCTTATAAAAAAACATTCATTACTCTTTTTATTTCTTTTTGCATCGTATCTCTTTTCTTTATCGGTTGTGTTAAAGATGAGCCCATTTCAAAGGAAATAACTATTACAACAAATTCTGATGATGCATTAAAATTATTTATAGAAGGACGTGATATGTCCGAAAAGCTCAAATTCCCCCAAGCTGCTGTGATGTTTGATAAAGCTATAGCTCTGGATAAAGATTTTGCAATGGCTTATTTGTATCGTGCAGGTTCAGGAGGGGTTATAAAATAGCCAGAGAAAATTTAACAAAGGCCGAAGAGCTTCTAAACAAGGTATCGGATGGTGAAAAGCACTTAATACTTTATAATAAAGCACTTTTTGATGGTGATGCAGTAAGTCAGAAACAAGAACTAGATAGTCTGTTATTGCTCTACCCGGACGATAAGAGAGTACAAAACTTAGCTGGTATTTATTACTATGGTATACAAGATTATCCTAATGCACTTAAACATTTCGATAAAGCAGTAGCTATAGATAATAAATATGCTTCAAGCTATAATATGCTTGGTTATGTATATATGAGTATGAAAAGCTTTAGTCAAGCTGAAGAACCATTTAAAAAATACATTGAACTAATACCAAATGAAGCTAATCCTTATGATTCTTATGCAGAATATCTATTAATACAAGGAAGATATGATGAATCAATAAAGCAATATGAAAAAGCTCTTGAAATTGATCCAGAATATATTACTGCTCTGATTGGTGTTGGAAATAACTATGTCTTTAAAGGTGAATTCAATAAAGCAAGAACATATTACCAACAATATTATGATAAAGCATTTAATATTAACCAAAAATTTGCTGCGTTATGGTGGAAAGCAGTTTCATATGTTTATGAGGAAAATATTTCTGCGGCAATCAAAATATTGGATGAGCGATCAAAATTAGCTTCAGAGAACAATGCGCCGAATTATGTAATAAATGGAAATAATTACGCAGGTATGATACTTATAGAAAATGGTAATATAGCTGAAGGTGAAAAATATTTTAATAACGCTTCTGATTTTACAAAATCATTAGAGATGGATGATGCTACGCTGAGGATTTATGAAATTTACAACGAGCTTGATATATGCCATCTTAAAATTTTGAAAAAGGATTTTGATGGAGTAGAGAAAGATTTAGAAGTTATAAAAGTACAAGTTGAAAAAAGACAAGTCCCAAATGAAATTAAATATTTAAATTTTATTTATGGTATTTATCAATACTATAAAGGGAATTTTGGTTTGGCCCTAGAATACATAAATAGGGCTGATAAGGAAAGTCCTTACACCTGGTATTGGGAAGCAATTTCTCAAGAGAAAGCTGGAAACACACAGGAAGCAAAAAAGATATTTGAAAAAATTACCTCCTCTAATATTAATAGTATGGAACTAGCTATAGTAAGAAATAAAGCATTAATGAAATTGTAATTTAATAAATTTTGAATTGTACTTAAGAAAGGTAGTTATCCAAGCTTTTTGTTAACACAAGACCCTGAGGCTTCGGTTTCAGGGTTACTTTATTTTAATACACATTCATCAATCATTAGTATTTGTAAATCGAAAGTTTTTGACTTTGATTAAAATTAATTGCTAATTACAGGCAGTAAATTTTCTCTACTCCGAGAGGGCTGAACGTTAGAGCCATTTTTTCGTTAAGTCCTGAGATGACATCTCGATAACTCTCCCGAAGCAGATCACTGAAGAATAATGAAATACTTGAGTGATTTTGTTCAATATTATTTTCTAAAATCACTATATCTGTAAGATCCTGAACTCGTTTAGTTATAAATAATAATTTGAGGAGAGTAACATGAGCTTATTAGATAATTCTTTGCTAACCGTTCTACTTACATTAGCTGCAACTTTTCTTGGGCTATCAATTGTTGTTCAGGTAATACAGGAATTATACAAATACCTTCGAAGCAGTAAAGGTCGATTATACCTTATAGCTTTACAAGATTTCCTAGGATCAATAGCGTTTGAACTATTGCAGCCGGGAGTATTACCTAATGTTCGTGTAAGAGGTCCACTTCAATTTAAACGTGTCCAATCTAAAGGTTTGATATTACCACTAAAAAAAGAAGAATTAATTTCTGCATTGGAAAGAACATCACCAGCATATGTACAACGAACCTTAGATAGATTAAAATTAGAAGTCGAATACCAAGCTGGTGAAAAAGCCGAACCATCTAAATTCTTAAAAGATTTTATAAATGAAGTTAGCAAAGTTGAGAAAGGGACTACCGGATACTGGAATGCATTAGAGATTATTGGATTCTTTAATTAAGAAAAGCACGAAGAA encodes the following:
- a CDS encoding tetratricopeptide repeat protein, giving the protein MLYPDDKRVQNLAGIYYYGIQDYPNALKHFDKAVAIDNKYASSYNMLGYVYMSMKSFSQAEEPFKKYIELIPNEANPYDSYAEYLLIQGRYDESIKQYEKALEIDPEYITALIGVGNNYVFKGEFNKARTYYQQYYDKAFNINQKFAALWWKAVSYVYEENISAAIKILDERSKLASENNAPNYVINGNNYAGMILIENGNIAEGEKYFNNASDFTKSLEMDDATLRIYEIYNELDICHLKILKKDFDGVEKDLEVIKVQVEKRQVPNEIKYLNFIYGIYQYYKGNFGLALEYINRADKESPYTWYWEAISQEKAGNTQEAKKIFEKITSSNINSMELAIVRNKALMKL